In Sulfurimonas sp. hsl 1-7, the genomic window TCAATTCGTCTTTGATATTTTTCAAAGTATAAAGATCTGAGATTTTCATATAGTTTGCATTTTTAGGAATTTCTAAATAAAGTCCCTTATATATTGTCTCTTTTTTGATCACTTTTAAAAGGTGTAAAGAGCTGTCATAATACGCAATATACGGGTACCAGTGGTTTCTTGAACTACTTTGTACGTCTAATGTTTTAATCTTTGAAACATCAAACCAATGTTCATATAATGAACGTTTGCGAACTGTTTGTTTCCCGTTTTCTAATTGTTCTACATTTAATTTAGCATGTGAAATATCTATAAGATAAGACCACTCTTTTGCATTGTCTCTTTGAATATCTACAATCTCGCATAGTTTTTTCTTTAATTCTTTTTGCAATAGTAAAGGATCAGTTGCATATTCAGATGTTAGATTTATACTCCAAATAAACTCCGAAGCATCTCTTGTAGAAGCTACAGTAACATATTTGTAGTAGCCTAAAGAGCTTAAAGTATCGCCGATAATCTTTACAAAAAAGATCGGTGAACCGTTTGTTCTAAAGTTGAGTCTTATCTCTTGGGGAGTCTCGAAAAACAGGTTTAATAAACCGTTATCTTGCAGTGTCTGAATCACTTTTACCGAATCAACCCTGTCATTTTTAAAATAAGCACTTTTTGGGTCAAATACGGCATTGATAAAGTCTAGGTTTTGTTTATACGTCGCCTCAGATACAAACCCTTGTATTTTTGCACTTAAAAGTTCTGCAGGAGTAGCGATAGTTTTATCACCCGCCTCTTGGGCATATAAATTACCTAGAAAAAGAAAAACTAAAAGAAGATTTTTTACCATACATATCCTCTGTTAAATCTTTTAAACTCTTCAAGAGTTATAGGTTTAAAATCTCCGTCTTTATAAACAAACTTGAGGCCTTTCTCAGATTTATAACTATACTCTTTTCCATTGATCTCAAAATCAACATAGCCGTGTCCAAGAGTGATCAACCAATCTGTAGCAGGATCAAGACTAAACTCTTTTTTGAAAACAGTTTGATGCTTTTTATTTGTATCAAGTTCGATGTAGCCTATCCAAAGTTTTCTCTGTGTCTTAATTACAAACGATTTTTCAACAACCTCTTCTTGAGGAACAACTTCTTCTTGAAGGTTTATCTCCTGTGCAGTTGTATTTGTTTCTACGACACTGTCATTGTTTTCCTGAACGTCTGAATTGTTTACCTCTTCAACAACTTTCTCTTTAACTTTTTGGATAATTTCATTCTCATTAACAACAGGTTTTGCCATCTCTTTTGAATCAGCGTAGAATGTAAATAAAAATACTAGAAAAACTACAACAGCAATAATAATATAGAGTGCTTTATGACTTTTTTTAGGCTGTATCTGCACGAAGATACTATCATCTTCGCTTACCTCTCTCTCACCTTCAAAGTAAGCTATCCCTTTTAATTTCACAGAGTTCAGATCAAGATTGTACTCACGTTCTAATATTGATATAAAACCTGTAAATTGTATTTTATTAAGACCGTCATAACTCTCATGTAAAATAGCTTGAACATGTCCTGCCGGAATATGGGTTTTTTCATAAATCGCTTGGGCACCTATCGCACGTAGTTTTGCTAAACCTTCATTCATATCTCATCCTATCCATTAAAATAGCACCTGCCACACTCACATTTAAAGAATCAAAATCGTGTGACATCTTAATACTCACAACATTATCAAGTTTTGAAGAAACTCTGCCGCTGAGACCTTCCCCCTCACTCCCTAATACCAATACTCTTTTTTTAGTGATCTTAGCATCACGAATGTCAATACCACCCATATCTGCACCATAAGTACTGAAACCGGACATTTTTAGATCATTGAGTACATTATGAATATTATGCTCGATTGCAAAAGGGATATCAACTAACGCCCCCGTACTAGTACGTAATATAGGTTCAATCGGTAGTTTTTTTACTCCGCAAGCAACTATGGCATCAACGCCTAGAGCATATGCACTACGTATAATCGAACCAATATTACCGATATCGGTAAGTCCTGCTAAAACAACGATAAAATCTTTATCAAGGAATGTTTTATAATCATGAAGTTGGTAGTCTTCAACTTCAGCCAAAAAGCCCTGATGATTTGCATTTTTGCTCATCTTTACAGCAGCTTCGTTCGGAATTCTTTTTATTTCGAATCCCATTTTCATAAGTCTTGAATACTCTTTTTTGTCAAGTTCACGTGCAAGATAAAGTGTCTTAATCTTGTGTGGATAATGATCGATAAGATAGTATATTGGTTGTTTTGCATAAATTAACATGGGGGTATTTTAGCAAAACTTTTTTAATTAGTGTTAATATTTAAGAGTTCTAGTGAAATTAATTAACTTTGCATCAATCTTTGGTAGCAGGCTTTTGTATTTTCACCTGTAATTTTGGCTATAAGTTTTGCCTGCACTTTTTTTGGAAGGTCTAATTCAAGGATATCTTTTTGGGTAATTGCAGAGCTGTTTTGTTTTTCACCCGCTTTGATTACGACAACCCACTCCCCTTTAAAATTTCCGTCTAATGTTTTTAAAATTTCACTTGCCGTTCCGCGTAAATATCTTTGAAATTTTTTACTCAGCTCTTTGGCTATAAAAAGCTCCCTCGCAGGCTCACTCTCTGCGATCTCTTTTAGGAGTTTCTCTATCCTGTGAGGTGATTCGTATAAAATAGTCGTATAGCCGTTATGAAGCGCTTCATTCAGACCCGCTGCACGTGATGCACCTTTATGGTCTAAGAAACCTAAAAACAGCATCTGTGTCTCTACAAATCCACTCGCGACAAAAGCAGTAAGAACTGCATTTGCTCCCGGCAGTATGTCATATGAAACAGAGTTTTTTATACAGTAATCTACCAGTACCTGCCCAGGATCACTAATGCCGGGCATCCCTGCATCACTTACATAGACAACATTTTGCTCAAAAAAAGATGGTTCTAGTTTTTCAACAAAAGATTGTTCATTGTGGGAATGTAAAGAGATAAACTCCTGTGTTTTGTCAAACTGAGTATTGTAACGCTCTTTTAAAATGTGGATAAGTTTTTTTGTAACGCGAGTATCTTCGCAAAGAAGGATGTCGGCTTCACTTAAAGCTTCAATCGCTCTAAGTGATATATCGCCAATGTTTCCAATCGGAGTTGGAACAAGTGTTAACAAGATATTTTCTTGATTATTTTTTGTATTTTGCGTTGAATTTTTCGATACGACCAGCAGTATCTACATTACGCTCAGAACCTGTGAAGAATGGGTGACATTCATTACAAATATCAATTCTCATCTCTGGTTTTTGAGATTTTGTAACAAAGCTGTTACCACAAGCACAACTAACTGTACAGTCAACTAATTCTGGGTGAAGATTTTTTTTCATCTAATTTGCCTTTTACTATTCGTCAAAGTACGAACAGTTATATATTTTTTAAATCCGTATGGGGGCGGATTTTTGGAAATGGGATTATACCAAAAAATCAAAAATATTACAATAGTATCTTTGAAGCAACAGCCAGGGCCGCACTCTCAGAACGCAATACTAACGGAGTATCGAGTCTAAACACTTCATATGTGCTTAAAAACTCTCTCTCCTCTTTGGAAAAACCACCTTCACAACCGATAAGTACAGTAGAAAAGTCGGCATCGTCTTCTAAAACATTATCGCAAAAATCAAACACTTTCGTATCTGGATTCTCACTCAAAAACTCTTGAAGATTTTTTGCCGTTGCAAACTCCATAAAATCACTTCTGCCGCATTGTTGATTGGAAGCTTCTATAATTCTTTCGTAACGGTTAAAGTCAGCCTTGAAGTTTTTTTGGCTTCTATCACAGTAGATAAAAGTGATCTTCTCCACCCCAATCTCGTTTAAACTCGGAAGTACCTTCTCAACTGATTTAGAATCGATTACACACCATCCGATATGCAACTCTTTTTTCGCTTTTACTTCATTAATCTCTTCACCGAGATATGCCACTTCAAGTGAGCGCGGGTCAACTGAAACAACTTTATAGATGTAAAGCATTTCAGGAGCCTCTTTTCGCCTGAATCCAAGTGTATCACCCTCTTTATGACGGCGCACTTTTACAAGATACTTGTGTAACTCACCCTTGATCGTAAAACGCTCTTTTCCCGCATTCTCTTCATATATAAAAATCATGAGAAAAACCACATCCATATTGAGATTGCAACAACGATAAAAAATTCAAAATACATAATTTTAAAAGCAAATTGTTTATACACTACAAAGTCGATAAATTCATCGTCATCTACGTGTTTTAGAGCTTTTGAGCGTCTCACCTCTTTGACGATTAAAGTGATTGCAACGATTATCATAAGAATGTTTTCAAGGGTAAAATCAAGATGTTTTGCAGCCATCATAATAGTGCCTGTAAAAATGGCAGCAGCTACTAACATCGAGTTGAGCGGCAGTAAAAAAACTGATCGTAAACGTTTATATTTTTCAGAATCTTCTGCTTGATATAAAAGTACGATGTTCATAATAATTGCAAATATAAGTAGTAAAATTCCGATTGAGTGGATGTTGACACCCATCGCGTACATTTGTTCCATTATACAGACTCCGGATTTATAAACTCTACACCATTTTTTAATTTTTCAAATAAAGCAGTATCGTTAAAACTTTCAACTACTGCATCCGAAAATACAATCTTCTCTAGCTCTATTATACCCATTTGTTCATTGTATGCATCTTCACGAAACGCCTGTGCATATCCTGTATCTGTTTCGTGTACGATCACACTATGAAGTTTTACCTCTTTTTCACCATTTTTTGTTTTGGTTAATCCAAACAACTTATCTATAAGAAAAAAGATAATACGGGAAAACTGTTCAGCTGAAGGTGAAAGAGGAAGCTCTACCCAACGATCTGAGTGTTTTTTCATGTCAGCTATATACTCGGGATTATCGCCGCTCCATAAAGTGATCGCGTGGTCAAAGGACTCTACAAGGTCTTTTATGTTTTGTTTCATCAAACCAAAATCATATACCATTTGTCCGTTATCCAAATAGTTTGATTCAAATAAAACTTCAACTTTATAAGAGTGTCCATGTACCGAACTGCGACATTTCACACTTGAACATCCGCGAACAATATGTGCGTTTTCAAATTTGAATAGTTTACGGATAATCATTCTTTTACACCTTCTAAATTCAATGCTTTAGCGCTTTATTAAGAGGACTCAGACCGAAAGGAGGATTTGCTCTTCTTAATAAAGTGATAAAGCAGTTAAAACTACACACCCTTATTTTCATCCCAGATACGGATGTGCAGCCTATCACTAAAATTATAACCTTTATTTTTGCAGTACTCAATTAAGGCAAGAGTATTTTTCTCTACATCTGCTTTATTTCCACCCAAAGGCATACAATAAACATCTGTTTGAGGAGCATGTTCAATGATCTGCTCTATCTCATCATCCAAAGCCATATTGATCGAATCTTCATCGATAGAGAACTTAAAAAAAGCATCTCTCGAATATGTAGCAATTGAGTTAATAACACCGCCACGCACCCTTTTAGAGAGTGGTTCAGCAGAGTTTTCCAACTTAACAGAGAGTGCAAATACACACTTTTTGTAAACCGGATATTTTTCAAAATCAACCGCTATCGTCCCATTTGTTTCAAATGTAATACGATGATTGTTTGCTACCAGTTTTTCCAAAAACTCTACAAAAATTTCATCATTTGCATAGATCAAAGGCTCTCCGCCCGTTAGTACTACATCGACACCCTGAGGCAAATCATAAAGGTCAAATATATTCAAAAGTTGCTGTGCCGAATCTATTGCGATCCAAGCATGGGAGAAATGTTCTTTATTGACGGCATAAACAGTGTCACACCCTAATACCTCTGTACCATCTTCGGCAACCTCTTTACATCCAAACCCTTCACACTTCATATTGCATCCGCCAAAACGGAAAAAAAGGCTAGGAGTACCAAGGTAGCGACCCTCCCCTTGGATGGAGTAAAAATGTTCAACGAGGTATAACATTATCCACCTGTCTCATAAAATGCGCGAGTTGAGACTTCATCATCCTCTCCACCCCAGCGGTTTTTCTCAGGTTTGTTTTTCACAACCTCTTTAAGAACGAGTGCAGCACCTTTAATATCGCCACGCTTTACAAACTCTGCAATGCTCATCGCTTCATCAAAATACAAGCAAGGGATCAAATGCCCTTCAGCAGTTAAACGGATACGATTACACTTTTTACAAAAGTCATCTTCATACGGTTCGATGATTCCAAACTCATACCCATCTTCAAGTTTATAGTAGTGTGATGGTGAATGACCGTCAAACCCTTCATCTTCAAAACTGTATTTTTCTTTGATAATACTCAACAGTTCTGGAGATTTTAAACCTTGAATATCTTCTTGGGCATGTTTATTTTCCATATATTCAATGAAACGAATAGTCATATTGCGGTCTTTACAATACTCTAACAAATCTAAAATCTCATCAGAGTTGATCCCTTTCATAGGAACCATATTTACTTTTACTTTCAAACCTACTTTTAACGCTTCGTCGACACCGTCTAACACATTTTTCAGTACATCTTTTTGTGCTATCTCTTGAGCCACTTCAGGTTTGAGTGAATCAATACTTACATTGATGCGCTTGAGCCCTGCATCTTTAAGTTTTTGTGCAGCCCCTTTTAATAAAAAGGCGTTTGTTGTCATAGCAAGATCGATATCAGGTTTATAATCATAGATCATCTTAATGAATTTATCCAGATCCTCACGTAAAAGTGGTTCACCACCTGTGATACGGATCTTTTTTACACCCTCATCTATTGCAACTCGTAAGAACTCAAAAAGTTCTTCAAATGTTAAAAGGTTCTCTTTTGGCACCCATGAAAAGGGTTTTTCCGGCATACAGTAGTTACATCTGAAATTACATCTTTCAGTAACCGATACACGGATATAATCAACTACTCTATCATAGCTATCTACTAGCATTTACTTTGTCCTAAAATAATATATTTATTGCTTAACTTCTATTTCGATTGTACCACACACTATATCATGCAGTGCTTTTCTATCTTTTCTATAAAAAGGAGTTAATAATCCTAAAAGGATTGTCGCAGAGAATAAAAACATCACAAATCTACATACAGCCCTAAAAAAAGAGATATTCTCATGTGTTTTATCATCAACAACTTTAATCAAATATGCTCTTTTCCCGGGTGTCTGTCCAAACTTAGCAACAAGTACTGCATAGATCACGCCGTAGATCGACACGGCAATAAAAGGTGCCAACTGAGAAGCTTGGAATTCCTCTTTTGAACCTATTACAACATATGCTATAAAGTAAAGTATAGGTGCATAGATCATAAACATATCAACGATTAATGCTTTGACCTTGTCGGAGTATTTTGCATAATTGAGTTGCTTTTTCTCTTGTTTGTTTTGCTGATTTTTTTTCTGTTTTTTTAGATCTCTAAATCTCATGCGCGCATTATAGCAAAAGCTAACTTGCAGAATGTAAAGTCGATTTTAAAATTTAAAATGGATTATGAAGAAGGAAGAAAATCTGCCCCTAAAAAGGGGCAAGCTTCAGTGACCTGAGCGGTCGAAGCGAAGCAAGATGAGCTTAGCTCATTTTGCTATTAGATTAATGTAAGTCTCTCCAGATAGCTTTTTTCCAAAGAATAGCGAAGATTGCAAAGATAATGATGTAGATCATTACGTTTTTACCAACCTCTTCTCTTTCAACACGTTTTGCATCTCCAGAGTCTTCAAGATACTCGATAACTTTCTCCATTGCGTGTTCATTTACACCAACACGTGGCATTGCAGTACCTTTTAGGTAGTTTTGTGGGTTTTCTACAAATGTTTCAATGTAGTGTGCACCACGTGAACGGATATAGATACTTAAATCCGGTGGTAATTTACCCATATATGCTTTTAAGCTGTCTTGGTAGTCAAGTACCTGAGTTTTGTATTTTAACTCATCTTGCTCTTTTTTGAACACTGGAGTTTTACCCATTTGTGTCCAACCTGCATAGTGGTTTGCATGACATCTACCACAAGCTAATTCATATGCTTGCTCAGCAGTCAAGTCCTCTTTTTTCACTGCCACAGATTGTAAATATGCAACCATATCAGCTACTTCTTTATCTAAATCACCCCCAGCTCCATAAAACGGTACCATTGGGTGCATTTGACCTTTTTCGGCATCAAACTTATGCTCAACAATTAAAGCATGAGCAGGATTTTTAATAAGTGATGCAAGAAATTTAGCATCATATACCGCACCTGCATTTGATAAATCAGGTGGGTTTACACCATAACTCTGAGCTGCAGTTACAGGATCCATAGGTGCCGGCATACCAGCTACTTCCATAGAGTGACATCCAAGACATGCACCCGCACCCATTACAAGCTCTTGCCCGTTTGTTACGTTTGCATCCGTTAAGTTTACATCTGCTAAATCTTCATATGCAAACCCTTCACTCTCGATATGCTTATGCATTTGAGAGTGTGCGAACGGCTCAACTAAGTAGTAAGTTACAAGAGTAAAGAATACTACAACTGCTAATATTTTAAGTTCTTTCATCATATTCTCCTATAACTCTTTCTCTTTTTTTGTAATAAACGGTAAAGCTATCCACAATACAATAAATGTGATTGCCGCAACTAAACCGATAGTACTAAAGATACCTTCTGGCGGTAGTTTACCCATTGCAGTAAGAACGATCATATCTACAAGCATTACCCAGAACCAAATGTTAAATAATCCTCTGCGACTTGCAGGAACAGCATTTGGACTTCTGTCTAAGAACGGTAATAAGAAGAAAATAACCTGTGCAAAACCAAACGCGATTAGACCCGGATCTGTCGGGAACGGACGTAAAATCTCATATGACCATAAGAAATACCACTCAGGGTAGATGTGTGCCGGAGTTTTTAATCCATCTGCAGGGTCAAAGTTTACAGGGTCCATAGCAAAGTCATAATGGAAGAACACTAAGTAAAAGAAAAATACTAAGTAAATTCCAACTACCATCATATCTTTAGACATAAAGTCGTTAGCAAACGCGATAACTTTTGAACCGGCTTTGTCACCAGCTTTATATTTTGCAGCTTCTGCTTCAAAATCAAGTTCTTCACCGTCTTGGTTGTTAACGTGAGGGATACGAAGCGCAGCAAAGTGAAGACCGATAAGAGCTAAAATTGCCAATGGTAATAAAAGTACGTGTAACATGAAGAAACGGTTTAAGAACGCTTGTGCAGGTACATAATCCCCACGAATCCATTCAACTAAACCATCAGCATGTAATGAACCACCTGCAAAAAGATTAGTAATAACCATACCAGCCCAGTAAGACATTTGTCCCCATGGAAGCATATAACCTGAGAACGCCTCAGCAGAGAAAGTTACGAACAATAACATACCTGAGATCCAGATCATCTCACGACCCTTCTTGTAAGAACCGTAGTAGATACCTGTAAACATGTGGATATAGATGATTAAAAATACTACCGATGCAGCAACACCGTGTACATGTCTCCATAACCAACCAAACTCAACCTCGTTCATGATAGTGTAGTTTACACTGTCAAATGCAGTTGCAACATTTGGTTGATAATACATAAGCAAGAAGATACCAGATACTAACAGTAAACCAAAAGTCACCGCAAGGATCATACCCATTGCCCATAAAAAGTTAATATTTTTCGGAATCCAATATTCCGTAGCCATTACACGACGAACAGCATCTACTGCTAAACGTTGGTTTAACCAGTCGTGTAGGCTTTTTGCTTTTGTAAAATGTGCCATTTTCTCCCCTTAAATTACAGCGTTACGCCATTGGCTTTCATATTTTGATACTCTGGTCCTTCTTCACCAAGTACAAGTGTGTTACCTTCTACTTTAAATGGAGGAATATCAAGACCACGCGGTGGTGGAGCTTTTGTAACATCACCTGAATAATCATACGTACCACCGTGACATGCACAAAGGAAAGATTTATCATCTGGATTGTAACTTGGGATACAACCAAGGTGTGTACAAAGACCTAGGTTTACTAAGTACCCCTCTCCATTGATCATAATGCTACGAGCTTTTTGTTTCTCTGTTAGTTTTGCCAACATATCTGCCGTATATTTTAAAACGAAGATTGGCTTACCACGCCATTTCTCTGTTACTAGCTCATTTTCTTTGTATGCTGACATATCAAGTGTTGTAAAACCAGCTGCTTTTACACTCGGAAGTGGATCCCAACTTTTTTTCATTGCATAAAGCGATGCAACAGCGCCAACTCCCGCAACAGCACCGAATGCTTTTCCCATAAAACCTCTACGGCTACTATCTTTCATATTTTCGCTCACTTTCTTGTGAATTTTCAAATCTTATTATATACCAAATAAGTTTTAATTATTTATAAAATTAAGTTTTCTTTTAGAAAACCTGCAAACTTGTTGCAATCGGAAGCGATTTTACCATAATTTATCTCATTTATGTGATGAATTATCTCATTTAACTTATTTTTGTCGTAGCCTATTACGATTGGTATATTTAGCTCCTCAAACTTCTCGTTAAAATCCTCAGGATAATCAGCTCGTTGTATGTATACAGGCTTTCCTCCGGCAGCTAAAGACTCTAGTACAGCTTGTGGAGAAGCAGTGATAAGGATCTCACTTTGCATAATCATCTCATCATATTCATCAAACTCGAAACAGTTTTTAAAAGTTTCTTGCAATTCATCTTCGTAATCTAAGAAGTAGTAGTATCCAAGTTGCAGATGGGGATTTAAATCTTTAACGAAACTTAACTGATTCATCAAATCTTTTTCATAATCATCGTCCCCGAAGAAGTAAGAGATTTTTACCGATTTCTCTTTTTCTTCAAAATATTTTTGAGCAATAACTATCTCATCAGCTTTCATCACATAGAGTTTAGAGAAGAAATTCTTCATATCTTCAAGCATGATCGGGTTGACTTCTGCCGAATCGAGTATCAGCTGGTCACCTTTTTGCGCAATGTTTGCTATGTTTCTGACAACATCGATCCCTACGGCTTTATCTATTCCAAAATTTCTTGCTTCTTGTGCTATTCTAAAATCACTGCATAAAAGAGTAATGTCACTATCTAAACAGCTAAGAACCGCAGCAGCTCTGCGGAATCTGTCGAGCCCTATTCTATGACCCGTATGCACATAATAGTACGTCTTCATGTTTCTATCTCGCTTCCATTATATATAGATACGAAATATTACACTTTATAGTTTAATCTAATATTTTATAGAGAGGTAAAAGTCTAGATCAAAGTTTCCATCTTCTGTAAGATACTTATTTTGTCTATAGATTGCATAAGGGGGTTTTGTAGTTGTCTCATACTCATTTCTCGGTAACCATTCGAGGTAGAGCCATTGAATAAAACGCAGGAGATCACCACATGCACCCTCTAAAGTAAACTTTGCATAGACGCCGCTTGCTATAGTAAACTTAGGCAATCTGTTGTTTTCAAGTACTTTATTTTCCTTGTCAACTACACAAGCAACATACTGACAATCTTCAAGTGATGTAATAGAAGGGTTGTCGTGAAACAGACTTATCTGTTGATGTTCTTCAAGCTGGTTTGTATAGATCCATGTTTGGATCTTCTGCCAGGTCTGACGGATTGCATCGTTGTACCCTTGATGACGTATGTAGTATGCCTGCATCTCCGGCATCTTTACTATTTGAGGTTCAAGGTGATCAAAATTATCCAAAGTGATGATCGAATTTCTGATTTTTAAAGAGTGATCGACAATTTTATTGGAGTACTCCAGGTATCCACCTTTTCTCCACACTTTTGGCGTCATTGAAAAACGCTCTTTAAAAGCACGTATAAATGAAG contains:
- the rlmB gene encoding 23S rRNA (guanosine(2251)-2'-O)-methyltransferase RlmB codes for the protein MLIYAKQPIYYLIDHYPHKIKTLYLARELDKKEYSRLMKMGFEIKRIPNEAAVKMSKNANHQGFLAEVEDYQLHDYKTFLDKDFIVVLAGLTDIGNIGSIIRSAYALGVDAIVACGVKKLPIEPILRTSTGALVDIPFAIEHNIHNVLNDLKMSGFSTYGADMGGIDIRDAKITKKRVLVLGSEGEGLSGRVSSKLDNVVSIKMSHDFDSLNVSVAGAILMDRMRYE
- the rsmI gene encoding 16S rRNA (cytidine(1402)-2'-O)-methyltransferase; translated protein: MLTLVPTPIGNIGDISLRAIEALSEADILLCEDTRVTKKLIHILKERYNTQFDKTQEFISLHSHNEQSFVEKLEPSFFEQNVVYVSDAGMPGISDPGQVLVDYCIKNSVSYDILPGANAVLTAFVASGFVETQMLFLGFLDHKGASRAAGLNEALHNGYTTILYESPHRIEKLLKEIAESEPARELFIAKELSKKFQRYLRGTASEILKTLDGNFKGEWVVVIKAGEKQNSSAITQKDILELDLPKKVQAKLIAKITGENTKACYQRLMQS
- the rpmE gene encoding 50S ribosomal protein L31 yields the protein MKKNLHPELVDCTVSCACGNSFVTKSQKPEMRIDICNECHPFFTGSERNVDTAGRIEKFNAKYKK
- a CDS encoding 16S rRNA (uracil(1498)-N(3))-methyltransferase translates to MIFIYEENAGKERFTIKGELHKYLVKVRRHKEGDTLGFRRKEAPEMLYIYKVVSVDPRSLEVAYLGEEINEVKAKKELHIGWCVIDSKSVEKVLPSLNEIGVEKITFIYCDRSQKNFKADFNRYERIIEASNQQCGRSDFMEFATAKNLQEFLSENPDTKVFDFCDNVLEDDADFSTVLIGCEGGFSKEEREFLSTYEVFRLDTPLVLRSESAALAVASKILL
- a CDS encoding 6-pyruvoyl trahydropterin synthase family protein, whose product is MIIRKLFKFENAHIVRGCSSVKCRSSVHGHSYKVEVLFESNYLDNGQMVYDFGLMKQNIKDLVESFDHAITLWSGDNPEYIADMKKHSDRWVELPLSPSAEQFSRIIFFLIDKLFGLTKTKNGEKEVKLHSVIVHETDTGYAQAFREDAYNEQMGIIELEKIVFSDAVVESFNDTALFEKLKNGVEFINPESV
- a CDS encoding 7-carboxy-7-deazaguanine synthase QueE, whose product is MLYLVEHFYSIQGEGRYLGTPSLFFRFGGCNMKCEGFGCKEVAEDGTEVLGCDTVYAVNKEHFSHAWIAIDSAQQLLNIFDLYDLPQGVDVVLTGGEPLIYANDEIFVEFLEKLVANNHRITFETNGTIAVDFEKYPVYKKCVFALSVKLENSAEPLSKRVRGGVINSIATYSRDAFFKFSIDEDSINMALDDEIEQIIEHAPQTDVYCMPLGGNKADVEKNTLALIEYCKNKGYNFSDRLHIRIWDENKGV
- the moaA gene encoding GTP 3',8-cyclase MoaA, producing MLVDSYDRVVDYIRVSVTERCNFRCNYCMPEKPFSWVPKENLLTFEELFEFLRVAIDEGVKKIRITGGEPLLREDLDKFIKMIYDYKPDIDLAMTTNAFLLKGAAQKLKDAGLKRINVSIDSLKPEVAQEIAQKDVLKNVLDGVDEALKVGLKVKVNMVPMKGINSDEILDLLEYCKDRNMTIRFIEYMENKHAQEDIQGLKSPELLSIIKEKYSFEDEGFDGHSPSHYYKLEDGYEFGIIEPYEDDFCKKCNRIRLTAEGHLIPCLYFDEAMSIAEFVKRGDIKGAALVLKEVVKNKPEKNRWGGEDDEVSTRAFYETGG
- a CDS encoding RDD family protein, coding for MRFRDLKKQKKNQQNKQEKKQLNYAKYSDKVKALIVDMFMIYAPILYFIAYVVIGSKEEFQASQLAPFIAVSIYGVIYAVLVAKFGQTPGKRAYLIKVVDDKTHENISFFRAVCRFVMFLFSATILLGLLTPFYRKDRKALHDIVCGTIEIEVKQ
- a CDS encoding c-type cytochrome, whose product is MKELKILAVVVFFTLVTYYLVEPFAHSQMHKHIESEGFAYEDLADVNLTDANVTNGQELVMGAGACLGCHSMEVAGMPAPMDPVTAAQSYGVNPPDLSNAGAVYDAKFLASLIKNPAHALIVEHKFDAEKGQMHPMVPFYGAGGDLDKEVADMVAYLQSVAVKKEDLTAEQAYELACGRCHANHYAGWTQMGKTPVFKKEQDELKYKTQVLDYQDSLKAYMGKLPPDLSIYIRSRGAHYIETFVENPQNYLKGTAMPRVGVNEHAMEKVIEYLEDSGDAKRVEREEVGKNVMIYIIIFAIFAILWKKAIWRDLH
- a CDS encoding cytochrome b; this encodes MAHFTKAKSLHDWLNQRLAVDAVRRVMATEYWIPKNINFLWAMGMILAVTFGLLLVSGIFLLMYYQPNVATAFDSVNYTIMNEVEFGWLWRHVHGVAASVVFLIIYIHMFTGIYYGSYKKGREMIWISGMLLFVTFSAEAFSGYMLPWGQMSYWAGMVITNLFAGGSLHADGLVEWIRGDYVPAQAFLNRFFMLHVLLLPLAILALIGLHFAALRIPHVNNQDGEELDFEAEAAKYKAGDKAGSKVIAFANDFMSKDMMVVGIYLVFFFYLVFFHYDFAMDPVNFDPADGLKTPAHIYPEWYFLWSYEILRPFPTDPGLIAFGFAQVIFFLLPFLDRSPNAVPASRRGLFNIWFWVMLVDMIVLTAMGKLPPEGIFSTIGLVAAITFIVLWIALPFITKKEKEL
- the petA gene encoding ubiquinol-cytochrome c reductase iron-sulfur subunit, coding for MKDSSRRGFMGKAFGAVAGVGAVASLYAMKKSWDPLPSVKAAGFTTLDMSAYKENELVTEKWRGKPIFVLKYTADMLAKLTEKQKARSIMINGEGYLVNLGLCTHLGCIPSYNPDDKSFLCACHGGTYDYSGDVTKAPPPRGLDIPPFKVEGNTLVLGEEGPEYQNMKANGVTL
- a CDS encoding AraC family transcriptional regulator, with protein sequence MKRETLEQKIKITNDIMFYIYTNIDTDINMDELAKNYGISKFYMHKIFKEVFDRNIYETIKSIRLQKASNLLLTNRYSTISEVANACGYSSQTSFIRAFKERFSMTPKVWRKGGYLEYSNKIVDHSLKIRNSIITLDNFDHLEPQIVKMPEMQAYYIRHQGYNDAIRQTWQKIQTWIYTNQLEEHQQISLFHDNPSITSLEDCQYVACVVDKENKVLENNRLPKFTIASGVYAKFTLEGACGDLLRFIQWLYLEWLPRNEYETTTKPPYAIYRQNKYLTEDGNFDLDFYLSIKY